A stretch of Bombina bombina isolate aBomBom1 chromosome 2, aBomBom1.pri, whole genome shotgun sequence DNA encodes these proteins:
- the PRR14L gene encoding protein PRR14L isoform X3 has protein sequence MLELQTLEQCHLHPLESSVSSAYGHLYPVLHMHLISEPVSSLGQESVLSGKKEKEQMPTRVGEVTQVNWTTEVKAEKRETLKENVAIKPEMLGTIERETSMEISQSAQSLLHKETGDSSDLQIKAEFLDIGIRHEHCSNIHIKEIPATSESVSKFTEDMDVVDKSTEEVLYSGQDKSLSVLQPDANRSETSDLEKTRSVKMALEMCSKYIADPQTSGCLSSGKSIDQECNLSTSCFEQPCQSPNQRQGGDASNHRLCLVDTFSSTRVPTACKENITEDSSISFSHSCSGSALEASSADILHEESLQGTLLKKGCCNSTESQLVGNPSCEKDQSQCESPVAHTCLQCSAENAAVPNVTGICLEHNPLHKISSTLFSSTQSSETFNSKYVCLAEKEHETCSTLQAVAHTENPRLPLDLLKSAKTLDTNTCSSSKSVHCNQHCRESADCDEQLPPVSNLFSSLAQKTDLDHTVAATVTCRVDISCVETTSYKRLVNLDMASTVVDVVSDALCWREEEVKATVEQLCQTNHANHAQGIENDDSSLVFPISDKSTIHQHVHISTEQPHSPHQENKSSSVVNRTVIDCQIQSDGPCETALSDASLLFPLSKGNAYSLNGQETNPIAVERINLDIGADNQIRCASELTRQQDLSILHFSSTNSLPEALKENLKSCSSEEVCQRAGFSRESLDSKTLTAMSIHDENAEPQYALVPYRGILAFLEKDKMPNGQSLEEQLSVFSSPIKKSHKRDLQCEREESMILEPQSVTLDCKAVQQILDKKMYEGKSCDNLQNDEMNVHIDSTVPLKLVDADVLSVQPSGCCASKELSKLIGSHTESQAQSPMSNILIGPVSVFSSCTELVQVIRADETEADLVTDRSKLTSPKHTPVNMRNPISRELEGVASDLGNPKIKQYSQVPSDTFLAEAKLPMCSSNCKLLSKDFTGQDHKLLSHNETSQALIIHSLIDTQGINERKCQSKNAIGSSQSWVPSNSHFVVSDELHDPLEKDVSPNLGPCGTNEKSTLSSEQSEGTEASRSPYKNSLDSGRNIFGVLCETYFTSHPKEKPVLDQIKAEPVVELEQTKRKRVCNEEPSEVKRSFLCIHKPLTKVSEEGLNLLITQSKDAEAITASEINEALNDIPEQKLEHPSLTTSSSSQTAKRAKIMGSKGNQSSLHTRLQPNVDSLNCLRVFPENSMKLRPRPLRLTSETDKLLPAISRRNSNSVKNICMKKQPSRKCKVSPVQDHILVDIQPSTNNSSILSMSSKVSPVQDQILVDIQPSTNKSSILSMSSKVSPVQDQILVDIQPSTNKSSLLRMSSKVSPVQDQILVDIQPSIHKSSILRMSSKVSPVQDHILLDIQPSTHKSSILSMSSEHVYKNKSIFLSKMDVSKPISKVTARSCLKLTRRRFATPFTKHRLLNKCSKLDASLEHLSSIASRLLTPCKNSSQLKSLSAVSELHPSNQGLFKVKKLLEVFSCVNMKLCSQSRAAWSKDPLPATGVVLPVSQRMDHSPMSPSKTTFLNLCNKFPLPLGDAGTFPFALHMNVDHSYFKDLIRLSPPVCVSKGLTSIAQIAEPFKWRLSLFVSSHLPCASESVQLKQQNVQFRNLEASRMDSNHRTSLRRFSGCSKHGLHTVLALSSPGCYRFWTRKRNLGSRVPTVQRLSMVHFAHGVNRLPTPNIRAQDPFSLPYLLGRVLSTWSQHGPSAFSSDCITSHDSYCLWQPCLGNISRGS, from the exons ATGCTGGAACTCCAAACACTGGAGCAGTGTCATCTGCACCCTCTTGAGTCTTCAGTAAGCAGTGCATATGGACACCTGTATCCTGTACTGCACATGCATCTCATAAGTGAGCCAGTATCAAGCCTGGGGCAGGAATCTGTGCTGTCTGGTAAGAAGGAAAAAGAACAGATGCCGACCAGGGTTGGTGAAGTAACGCAGGTTAACTGGACAACAGAGGTTAAGGCTGAGAAGAGAGAGACACTGAAAGAAAATGTTGCAATCAAACCTGAAATGTTGGGTACCATAGAGAGGGAGACCTCCATGGAGATTTCACAGTCTGCTCAAAGTTTGCTACACAAGGAAACG GGGGATTCTTCAGACCTGCAGATAAAAGCAGAGTTCCTAGATATCGGCATCCGTCATGAGCATTGTAGCAATATACATATAAAAG AGATTCCAGCAACATCTGAGTCTGTGTCAAAGTTTACTGAAGATATGGATGTGGTAGACAAGAGCACCGAGGAAGTGCTTTATTCAGGACAGGATAAGAGTTtgagtgttctccaacctgatgcTAACAGGAGTGAAACGTCTGATTTGGAAAAAACAAGATCTGTTAAGATGGCATTAGAAATGTGCAGCAAATACATTGCAGACCCCCAGACATCAGGTTGTCTATCCTCTGGGAAATCAATTGACCAAGAATGCAATCTATCAACATCTTGCTTTGAGCAGCCATGCCAATCTCCCAACCAAAGACAGGGAGGAGATGCCTCTAATCACAGATTGTGCCTTGTAGATACATTCAGCTCTACTAGGGTACCAACAGCCTGTAAAGAAAATATAACTGAAGACTCCAGTATATCATTCAGCCACTCCTGCTCTGGTAGTGCTTTAGAAGCAAGCAGTGCAGATATACTGCATGAGGAAAGTCTGCAAGGTACCCTGCTAAAGAAAGGATGCTGTAACAGTACTGAGAGCCAACTAGTGGGCAATCCATCCTGTGAAAAGGACCAAAGTCAATGTGAAAGCCCAGTGGCCCACACATGCTTACAGTGTTCTGCTGAGAATGCTGCTGTTCCAAACGTAACTGGTATCTGCTTAGAGCACAATCCCTTGCATAAAATTTCCTCCACATTATTTTCTTCCACCCAGTCATCTGAAACATTTAACAGTAAATATGTTTGTCTTGCAGAGAAAGAACATGAGACATGCAGCACTTTACAGGCAGTGGCACACACAGAGAACCCCAGACTCCCACTTGATCTTTTGAAAAGTGCCAAAACATTAGACACTAACACATGTTCTAGTTCAAAATCTGTTCATTGTAACCAGCACTGCAGAGAGTCTGCTGATTGTGATGAACAGCTGCCCCCTGTCAGTAATCTATTTAGCAGTTTAGCACAAAAGACAGATCTTGACCATACTGTGGCAGCTACAGTCACTTGCAGGGTGGACATTTCATGCGTAGAAACCACTAGTTATAAGAGACTGGTAAACCTTGATATGGCATCCACTGTGGTGGATGTAGTTTCTGATGCATTGTGTTGGAGAGAGGAAGAAGTCAAAGCAACTGTAGAACAGTTATGTCAAACAAATCATGCAAATCATGCTCAAGGGATTGAAAATGATGATAGCAGCTTGGTCTTTCCCATTTCAGACAAAAGCACAATTCATCAGCATGTACATATAAGCACAGAGCAACCCCACAGCCCACATCAGGAAAATAAGAGTTCCTCTGTTGTAAATAGGACTGTTATAGATTGTCAAATACAGTCAGATGGGCCCTGTGAAACTGCACTCAGTGATGCAAGCCTATTATTTCCTTTGAGTAAAGGGAATGCATATTCTCTAAATGGCCAGGAAACCAACCCCATTGCAGTTGAAAGAATTAATTTAGATATTGGGGCAGACAACCAAATAAGATGTGCCAGTGAGCTAACAAGGCAGCAGGACCTGAGCATTCTGCACTTCTCCAGTACAAATAGTCTGCCAGAAGCACTTAAAGAAAACTTGAAATCATGCTCGTCTGAAGAAGTTTGCCAAAGAGCAGGCTTCAGCAGAGAATCACTAGATAGTAAGACACTCACTGCTATGTCCATCCACGATGAAAATGCAGAACCACAGTATGCACTTGTACCTTACAGAGGCATCTTGGCATTTTTAGAAAAAGATAAAATGCCTAATGGACAATCTTTAGAGGAGCAGCTATCTGTGTTCTCAAGCCCAATTAAAAAGTCACATAAAAGAGACCTCCAATGTGAAAGAGAGGAAAGTATGATCTTAGAGCCTCAATCAGTTACATTAGACTGCAAAGCTGTTCAGCAAATACTTGACAAAAAAATGTATGAAGGAAAAAGCTGTGACAATTTGCAGAATGATGAAATGAATGTCCACATTGATTCCACAGTGCCTTTGAAATTAGTGGATGCAGATGTTTTGTCAGTGCAGCCATCTGGATGTTGTGCTTCTAAGGAGCTTAGCAAGTTGATTGGCTCCCACACTGAATCCCAAGCTCAGTCCCCCATGAGTAATATATTGATAGGCCCTGTTTCTGTCTTCTCCTCTTGCACTGAACTTGTTCAAGTAATAAGAGCAGATGAAACTGAGGCTGATTTGGTTACAGACAGATCAAAGCTTACAAGTCCTAAGCACACACCTGTAAATATGAGAAACCCAATATCAAGAGAACTTGAAGGTGTTGCAAGTGACCTTGGAAATCCTAAAATAAAACAGTACAGTCAGGTGCCTTCTGACACATTCCTGGCTGAAGCAAAACTCCCAATGTGCTCCAGTAATTGTAAACTGCTTTCTAAAGACTTCACTGGGCAGGATCACAAGTTATTATCACACAATGAGACCTCTCAAGCTTTGATAATCCATTCGTTGATAGACACACAGGGCattaatgaaagaaaatgtcaAAGTAAAAATGCAATTGGAAGTTCACAGTCATGGGTGCCCAGTAATTCCCATTTCGTTGTATCTGATGAGTTACATGATCCACTAGAAAAAGATGTTTCACCTAACTTAGGGCCTTGTGGCACCAATGAAAAGTCTACTCTATCATCAGAACAGTCAGAAGGCACAGAAGCCTCCCGGTCTCCTTATAAAAATTCTCTGGATTCAGGGAGAAATATTTTTGGCGTTCTCTGTGaaacatattttacctcacatcCAAAAGAGAAACCTGTCTTAGATCAGATTAAGGCAGAGCCAGTTGTAGAGTTGGAGCAGACAAAGCGCAAAAGGGTTTGTAACGAGGAACCCTCAGAAGTGAAAAGGTCTTTTCTTTGTATACATAAGCCTCTAACTAAGGTATCAGAAGAGGGCCTTAATCTGCTTATAACACAGAGTAAAGACGCTGAGGCAATAACAGCTTCAGAAATTAATGAAGCCTTAAATGACATTCCTGAACAGAAACTTGAACACCCCAGTCTTACAACCAGTTCTTCATCACAAACTGCAAAAAGGGCAAAGATTATGGGTAGTAAGGGTAACCAATCATCTCTGCACACTAGACTTCAACCTAATGTAGATTCCTTAAACTGTTTAAGAGTTTTTCCTGAAAATAGTATGAAACTCCGTCCACGCCCTTTAAGGTTAACCAGTGAAACAGATAAGCTTTTGCCAGCTATCTCTCGTAGAAATTCTAACTCTGTAAaaaatatctgcatgaaaaaacaacCTAGCAGAAAATGTAAGGTTTCTCCAGTGCAGGATCACATCTTGGTAGATATTCAACCAAGCACAAACAATTCCTCTATTTTAAGTATGTCTAGTAAGGTTTCTCCAGTGCAGGATCAGATCTTGGTGGATATTCAACCAAGCACAAACAAGTCCTCTATTTTAAGTATGTCTAGTAAGGTTTCTCCAGTGCAGGATCAGATCTTGGTGGATATTCAACCAAGCACAAACAAGTCCTCTCTTTTACGTATGTCTAGTAAGGTTTCTCCAGTGCAGGATCAGATCTTGGTGGATATTCAACCAAGCATACACAAGTCCTCTATTTTACGTATGTCTAGTAAGGTTTCTCCAGTGCAGGATCACATCTTGTTGGATATTCAACCAAGCACACACAAGTCCTCTATTTTAAGTATGTCTAGTGAGCATGTTTATAAAAATAAGTCCATATTTCTTTCAAAAATGGATGTGTCAAAACCAATTTCAAAAGTTACTGCAAGATCATGTCTCAAACTGACCAGAAGAAGATTTGCCACCCCTTTTACAAAGCATAGACTTTTAAATAAGTGCTCCAAATTAGATGCCTCCTTAGAGCATTTGTCTTCTATTGCTTCCAGACTGTTAACACCATGTAAAAACTCTTCCCAGTTAAAGTCACTCTCTGCTGTATCAGAACTTCACCCCTCCAATCAGGGACTATTTAAAGTTAAAAAGCTGTTGGAAGTGTTTTCATGTGTCAATATGAAGCTCTGTTCTCAGTCAAGGGCAGCGTGGTCTAAAGACCCCTTACCTGCCACTGGTGTAGTGCTTCCAGTTTCCCAGCGCATGGACCATTCCCCTATGTCTCCCTCCAAAACAACCTTCCTTAATTTGTGTAACAAGTTTCCTCTGCCTCTTGGTGATGCTGGCACATTTCCATTTGCACTACACATGAATGTAGATCACAGTTATTTCAAAGACCTTATAAGGTTAAGTCCTCCAGTTTGTGTGTCCAAAGGGCTTACATCCATCGCCCAGATAGCCGAACCTTTTAAATGGAGACTATCTCTTTTTGTTTCTTCACACTTACCTTGTGCATCTGAGAGTGTTCAACTTAAACAGCAGAATGTGCAATTCAGAAACCTAGAAGCCTCCAGGATGGATTCTAATCACAGAACTTCTTTGAGACGGTTTTCTGGGTGCTCCAAACATGGCCTTCACACCGTTCTAGCACTCTCTTCTCCTGGCTGTTATAGGTTTTGGACCAGGAAAAGAAATCTGGGAAGCAGAGTTCCAACTGTGCAGAGACTATCCATGGTTCATTTTGCACATGGTGTGAATAGGTTACCAACTCCTAATATAAGGGCACAAGATCCCTTCTCTCTGCCATATTTGCTGGGTCGTGTACTATCAACCTGGAGTCAGCATGGCCCATCAGCTTTCTCATCTGACTGCATAACTTCTCATGACAGCTATTGTCTGTGGCAACCATGCCTGGGTAACATCAGCAG gggaagctag